One genomic segment of Rhizobium viscosum includes these proteins:
- a CDS encoding MotB family protein has protein sequence MSDGENHHHGKNEIIIVKKHGGGDHDGAHGGAWKIAYADFMTAMMAFFLVMWLVNAANEETKASIATYFNPIKLSDEKPTEKGLKKPVDQAEGEQNQEKSKNKEENPNQGKSAADGEDQTSTSGDKTNYSEADFFENPYSVLAEIAQEVGQQANVSAKGDGGAADSGPATGADGGEAYRDPFDPDFWTKQVEVTTAGKPQQPSPLDSQAEPNELAKAENTQPSTLLSKDPNSAAVAASTEKQADKSKDKQADKTKDADKKEEAKQAEDKQQAEELQQEIAQQIAGVAGKLAEGLTVTASEGGLLVSISDQNDDSMFNIGSAVPRQEMVLAMQKIGEILKERGGAVAIRGHTDGRQFKGDLNENWRLSMDRAQSAYYMLVRGGLDEKRISQVSGFADRRLKLPEDPYNASNRRIEILVQADQG, from the coding sequence ATGAGCGACGGCGAAAACCACCACCACGGCAAGAACGAGATCATCATCGTCAAGAAACATGGCGGTGGAGATCATGACGGCGCCCATGGCGGCGCATGGAAAATTGCCTATGCCGACTTCATGACGGCAATGATGGCCTTCTTCCTGGTCATGTGGTTGGTGAACGCTGCCAATGAGGAAACCAAGGCTTCGATCGCGACCTATTTCAACCCGATCAAGCTTTCTGATGAAAAGCCGACGGAAAAAGGCTTGAAGAAGCCCGTTGACCAGGCTGAAGGCGAACAGAATCAGGAAAAGTCGAAGAATAAGGAAGAGAACCCGAACCAGGGTAAGTCTGCGGCCGATGGCGAAGACCAGACTTCAACCTCCGGCGACAAGACCAACTATTCGGAGGCCGATTTCTTCGAAAACCCCTATTCGGTTCTCGCCGAGATCGCCCAGGAGGTCGGCCAGCAGGCAAATGTCAGCGCCAAGGGCGACGGCGGTGCGGCGGATTCGGGCCCGGCGACCGGTGCCGATGGCGGCGAAGCCTATCGCGACCCCTTCGATCCGGATTTCTGGACCAAGCAGGTCGAAGTTACCACCGCCGGAAAGCCGCAGCAGCCTTCGCCGCTCGATTCGCAGGCTGAACCGAATGAGCTTGCCAAGGCCGAGAATACCCAGCCCTCTACTCTGCTGAGCAAGGATCCCAACAGCGCTGCCGTCGCCGCTTCGACAGAGAAACAGGCGGACAAGTCCAAAGACAAGCAGGCGGACAAGACCAAGGACGCCGACAAAAAGGAAGAGGCTAAGCAAGCCGAAGACAAGCAGCAGGCCGAGGAACTGCAGCAGGAGATTGCACAGCAGATCGCGGGCGTCGCCGGCAAGCTCGCCGAGGGTCTGACGGTGACCGCGTCCGAGGGCGGCCTGCTGGTGAGCATTTCCGACCAGAACGACGACTCCATGTTCAACATCGGCTCTGCCGTGCCGCGCCAGGAAATGGTCCTGGCGATGCAGAAGATCGGCGAGATATTGAAGGAGAGGGGCGGCGCCGTCGCCATTCGCGGTCACACGGACGGACGGCAGTTCAAGGGCGATCTCAATGAGAACTGGCGTCTGTCGATGGACCGTGCCCAGAGCGCCTATTACATGCTCGTTCGCGGCGGCCTCGATGAGAAGCGAATTTCCCAGGTTTCCGGCTTCGCCGACCGTCGCCTGAAGCTGCCCGAGGATCCCTATAACGCGTCGAACCGCCGGATCGAGATTCTCGTGCAGGCAGATCAAGGATAG
- a CDS encoding flagellin N-terminal helical domain-containing protein has translation MTVKITNAAAVSALAVLRSITKESTDVQQQISTAKRVATAADDATYWSIASVMRGDSTNLGTIGDALGLGAAKVDSTYTAMNSAIDLLGDLRAKLVAAREPGADKDKINAEITEYKNQLQTMVEGTAFAGENWLLNGQPAAPPQWTIIGSFVRAPTGEYQAQTIDFPSSQTILIDRNNANGGLFTKDVNGNADGTPVRNYYLLNANSATPATGTAISISKSTTDSQLTDMLTATDAILKQLTNSAAGIGIMKARIDDQIDYTADLSDAVDKSVGALVDTDMDEASTRQKAIETQKQMAVEAISILNTSASKILILLE, from the coding sequence ATGACCGTCAAGATTACCAACGCGGCCGCGGTGAGTGCGCTGGCAGTGCTGCGCAGCATCACTAAAGAATCAACCGACGTACAGCAGCAGATTTCTACCGCAAAGCGGGTCGCGACTGCGGCCGACGATGCGACCTATTGGTCGATCGCGAGCGTCATGCGGGGCGACAGCACCAATCTCGGCACCATCGGCGATGCGCTCGGCCTCGGCGCAGCAAAAGTTGATTCGACCTATACGGCGATGAACTCCGCCATCGATCTTCTCGGTGATCTCAGAGCCAAGCTGGTTGCCGCGCGTGAGCCGGGCGCCGATAAGGACAAGATCAACGCGGAAATCACCGAATACAAGAACCAGCTGCAGACGATGGTCGAAGGAACAGCCTTCGCCGGCGAAAACTGGCTGTTGAACGGCCAGCCTGCGGCACCCCCGCAGTGGACGATCATCGGCAGTTTCGTGCGCGCCCCGACAGGCGAATATCAGGCGCAGACCATCGACTTTCCGTCGTCCCAGACCATTCTGATAGACAGGAACAATGCCAATGGCGGCCTCTTCACTAAGGATGTCAACGGCAATGCCGACGGTACGCCGGTGCGCAATTATTATCTCCTGAACGCGAACTCCGCGACGCCGGCGACCGGCACGGCAATCTCCATCAGCAAGTCGACCACCGACTCGCAGCTCACGGATATGCTGACGGCCACCGACGCCATCCTGAAGCAGCTTACGAATTCGGCAGCAGGGATTGGTATCATGAAGGCCCGCATCGACGATCAGATCGACTATACCGCAGACCTGTCCGACGCTGTCGACAAGAGCGTCGGCGCCCTCGTCGACACCGACATGGACGAGGCCTCGACCCGCCAGAAGGCTATCGAAACCCAGAAGCAGATGGCTGTTGAAGCGATCTCCATTCTGAACACCTCCGCCAGTAAAATTCTCATCCTGCTTGAATAA
- a CDS encoding flagellin N-terminal helical domain-containing protein, translating into MTSILTNVAAMAALQTLRGISNNLQDTQNRVSSGYRVEKAADNAAYWSIATTMRSDNKALSAVSDALGLGAAKVDTAYTAMDNAIDVVSEIKSKIVAATEKGVDKTKIQEEISQLQAQLMSISQSASFSGENWVAGNTTKSVVSTFVRDGNGNVSVKTTDYVLNAASNGNVLFGMTTTGTIDSSTGIIGTSNGTIGSIYTMNITSFGQAEIAMALTAIESGLEAMTKAASQLGSISNRIELQENFVAALGDSIDSGVGRLVDADMEEESSKLTALQTQQQLAIQSLSIANSSAQNVLTLFRS; encoded by the coding sequence ATGACAAGCATTTTGACCAACGTAGCGGCCATGGCCGCTCTGCAGACCCTCCGTGGTATCAGCAATAATCTTCAGGATACTCAAAATCGCGTATCTTCCGGCTATCGCGTTGAAAAGGCAGCAGACAACGCAGCTTATTGGTCCATCGCAACGACCATGCGTTCGGACAACAAGGCCCTTTCGGCAGTCTCCGACGCTCTCGGTCTCGGTGCCGCAAAGGTCGACACGGCCTACACCGCCATGGACAACGCCATCGATGTCGTCAGCGAAATCAAGTCCAAGATCGTCGCCGCGACTGAAAAGGGTGTCGACAAGACCAAGATCCAGGAAGAAATCAGCCAGCTCCAGGCTCAGCTCATGAGCATCTCCCAGTCGGCTTCCTTCTCCGGTGAAAACTGGGTTGCCGGCAACACGACCAAGAGCGTCGTTTCCACCTTCGTCCGCGACGGCAACGGCAATGTCTCGGTCAAGACGACCGACTATGTCCTGAACGCGGCCTCCAACGGTAACGTCCTGTTCGGCATGACCACGACCGGTACCATCGATTCGAGCACCGGCATCATCGGCACCTCCAACGGCACGATCGGTTCGATCTACACGATGAACATCACCTCCTTCGGTCAGGCGGAAATCGCTATGGCACTGACGGCAATCGAATCGGGCCTGGAGGCAATGACGAAGGCAGCTTCTCAGCTGGGCTCCATCTCCAACCGCATCGAGCTGCAGGAGAACTTCGTCGCGGCCCTTGGGGACTCGATCGACTCAGGTGTCGGCCGTCTCGTCGACGCTGACATGGAAGAGGAATCAAGCAAGCTCACGGCATTGCAGACGCAGCAGCAACTGGCAATCCAGTCGCTCTCGATTGCAAACTCCAGCGCCCAGAACGTCCTCACGCTCTTCCGCAGCTAA
- a CDS encoding flagellin N-terminal helical domain-containing protein, protein MTSINTNNAAMAALQTLRGINQGLQKTQDHVSSGFRIGKAADNAAYWSIATTMRSDNKALSAVSDALGLGAAKVDTAYTAMDSAIDVVGEIKAKIVAATENGVDKKKVQEEIDQLQDQLVSIAQSASFSGENWVAGANGTKSVVSSFVRDGSNGVSVKMTDYVLNNGSAGNVMFGMSGGQVDTSTGILGTANGSAGSVYSLDITNMTLGDLGQALTNVENALKAMTSAGAKLGSISTRINMQDDFVNSLSDSIDSGIGRLVDANMEEESSKLSALQTQQQLAIQSLSIANSSSQNILSLFRG, encoded by the coding sequence ATGACGAGCATCAACACCAATAACGCAGCAATGGCAGCTCTCCAGACGCTGCGTGGCATCAACCAGGGCCTGCAGAAAACCCAGGACCATGTTTCCTCCGGTTTCCGCATCGGCAAGGCTGCTGACAACGCCGCTTACTGGTCGATCGCAACGACCATGCGTTCGGACAACAAGGCCCTCTCGGCTGTTTCTGACGCGCTCGGCCTCGGCGCTGCCAAGGTTGACACTGCCTACACCGCCATGGACAGCGCTATCGACGTCGTCGGCGAAATCAAGGCAAAGATCGTTGCCGCTACCGAAAACGGCGTCGACAAGAAGAAGGTTCAGGAAGAAATCGACCAGCTGCAGGACCAGCTCGTCAGCATCGCTCAGTCGGCTTCCTTCTCCGGTGAAAACTGGGTTGCTGGCGCTAACGGCACGAAGAGCGTTGTTTCTTCCTTCGTTCGTGACGGCTCGAACGGCGTATCCGTCAAGATGACCGATTACGTCCTGAACAACGGCTCGGCCGGTAACGTTATGTTCGGCATGAGCGGTGGCCAGGTCGACACCTCCACGGGTATCCTCGGCACTGCCAACGGCTCGGCCGGCTCGGTCTACTCGCTCGACATCACCAACATGACCCTCGGCGACCTCGGTCAAGCTCTGACCAACGTCGAAAACGCCCTGAAGGCCATGACCTCTGCCGGTGCAAAGCTTGGTTCGATCTCGACCCGCATCAACATGCAGGACGATTTCGTCAACTCGCTCTCCGACTCGATCGACTCCGGTATCGGCCGCCTGGTCGACGCCAACATGGAAGAAGAATCCTCCAAGCTCTCTGCTCTCCAGACGCAGCAGCAGCTCGCGATCCAGTCGCTCTCGATCGCCAACTCCTCTTCGCAGAACATCCTGTCGCTCTTCCGCGGCTGA
- a CDS encoding flagellin N-terminal helical domain-containing protein, with amino-acid sequence MTSINTNNSAQAALQTLRGINQGLNSTQNHVSTGYRVGKASDNAAYWSIATTMRSDNKALGAVSDALGLGAAKVDTAYTAMDSAIDVVGEIKAKIVAATENGVDKKKVQEEIDQLQDQLVSIAQSASFSGENWVAGANGTKSVVSSFVRDGSNGVSVKMTDYVLNNGSAGNVMFGMSGGQVDTSTGILGTANGSAGSVYSLDITNMTIGDLGQALTNVENALKAMTSAGAKLGSISTRINMQDDFVNALSDSLDSGIGRLVDANMEEESSKLSALQTQQQLAIQSLSIANSSSQNILSLFR; translated from the coding sequence ATGACGAGCATTAACACGAACAATTCCGCCCAGGCCGCTCTCCAGACGCTGCGTGGCATCAACCAGGGCCTCAACAGCACGCAGAACCACGTTTCCACGGGTTACCGCGTCGGCAAGGCTTCCGACAACGCCGCTTACTGGTCGATCGCAACGACCATGCGTTCGGACAACAAGGCCCTCGGCGCTGTTTCTGACGCGCTCGGCCTCGGCGCTGCCAAGGTTGACACTGCCTACACCGCCATGGACAGCGCTATCGACGTCGTCGGCGAAATCAAGGCAAAGATCGTTGCCGCTACCGAAAACGGCGTCGACAAGAAGAAGGTTCAGGAAGAAATCGACCAGCTGCAGGACCAGCTCGTCAGCATCGCTCAGTCGGCTTCCTTCTCCGGTGAAAACTGGGTTGCTGGCGCTAACGGCACGAAGAGCGTTGTTTCTTCCTTCGTTCGTGACGGCTCGAACGGCGTATCCGTCAAGATGACCGATTACGTCCTGAACAACGGCTCGGCCGGTAACGTTATGTTCGGCATGAGCGGTGGCCAGGTCGACACCTCCACGGGTATCCTCGGCACTGCCAACGGCTCGGCCGGCTCGGTCTACTCGCTCGACATCACCAACATGACCATTGGCGACCTCGGTCAAGCTCTGACCAACGTCGAAAACGCCCTGAAGGCCATGACCTCTGCCGGTGCAAAGCTTGGTTCGATCTCGACCCGCATCAACATGCAGGACGATTTCGTCAACGCTCTGTCTGACTCGCTCGACTCCGGTATCGGCCGCCTGGTCGACGCCAACATGGAAGAAGAATCCTCCAAGCTCTCTGCTCTCCAGACGCAGCAGCAGCTCGCGATCCAGTCGCTCTCGATCGCCAACTCCTCTTCGCAGAACATCCTGTCGCTCTTCCGCTAA
- a CDS encoding O-linked N-acetylglucosamine transferase, SPINDLY family protein translates to MNSKVSFSAASRDYQAGRYTQSLATLNQLIDTQKDAKTYALLAKNLLQLGFKSDAAKAYGLAADCAPQGAFEFLKIAAKLHLEAGNEDDALLIAMRNLGKAQEDAELAFIIATIYVRRQRRDLLRPFKKILSESMNPDHMRLAALLLSDDLMDETNQQLARNLFRRFPGNLAFRFLYLVCVREFNEFDEANKHRAPIDAALAKGEVDTLRKDNPFYHLHWCGNEDFNRYATIGTQPLDPVRVAYRRGLPHTWSDKIRIGYMSSDLWDGHATMKLLQRVLELHDRNRFEITLFDHTQPEFLEKNVTDRSRWGKIVDTYGLSDAAVLNAVRAQNIDIMVDLKGHTSGSRASSFNQPLAPIQVAWLGFPGSTLNVDLDYVIGDHSVLPDVAKPFYHEKFLRMPESYQPNDPANRPRPKPVTREELGLPEDAFIFASFNGNRKITSEVVDSWCRILKRAPNSVLWLMANTPRNKDNLLQRFQANGVSAKRIIFCPRAPYELHISRQQAADLGIDTFPVNGHTTTSEQLWGGLPVLTMKGTNFASRVSESLLRAIDLPELVADDLQAYEDLAVELALNPGRVADYKSHLKEKRFIAPLFDAERFCHHLEHGYELIIERRKNGLTPDHIDVPALPPRTEPFGSND, encoded by the coding sequence TTGAACAGCAAAGTTTCGTTCTCGGCGGCATCCCGGGATTATCAGGCGGGCCGCTATACACAGTCCCTCGCGACGCTCAACCAGCTCATCGATACCCAAAAGGATGCCAAGACTTACGCTCTCCTGGCCAAGAACCTGCTGCAACTCGGCTTCAAATCCGACGCGGCCAAGGCTTATGGCCTGGCGGCCGACTGCGCACCCCAAGGCGCCTTCGAATTCCTGAAGATTGCCGCGAAGCTGCATCTGGAGGCCGGCAACGAGGACGACGCCCTGCTGATCGCGATGCGCAATCTCGGCAAGGCGCAGGAGGATGCGGAACTCGCGTTCATTATCGCGACGATCTATGTACGGCGGCAGCGACGGGATCTGCTGCGCCCCTTCAAGAAGATCCTGTCCGAAAGCATGAACCCGGATCATATGCGTCTCGCCGCGCTGCTGCTCAGTGACGACCTCATGGACGAGACGAACCAGCAGCTCGCCCGCAACCTCTTCCGGCGCTTCCCGGGCAACCTCGCCTTCCGTTTTCTGTATCTCGTCTGCGTGCGCGAATTCAACGAATTCGATGAGGCGAACAAACATCGGGCGCCTATCGACGCCGCCCTTGCCAAGGGCGAGGTCGATACGCTGAGGAAGGACAACCCGTTCTATCATCTGCATTGGTGCGGCAACGAGGATTTCAATCGCTATGCGACGATCGGCACGCAGCCGCTGGACCCGGTGCGCGTGGCTTATCGACGCGGCCTGCCGCATACCTGGTCCGATAAGATCCGCATCGGCTATATGTCCTCCGACTTGTGGGACGGTCACGCGACGATGAAGCTGCTGCAGCGGGTTCTCGAGCTTCATGATCGCAACCGGTTCGAAATTACGCTCTTCGATCACACGCAACCCGAGTTTCTGGAGAAGAACGTCACCGATCGCAGCCGGTGGGGCAAGATCGTCGATACATACGGCCTGTCGGACGCAGCTGTCCTGAATGCCGTTCGCGCCCAGAACATCGACATCATGGTCGACCTCAAGGGCCACACCTCAGGAAGCCGCGCCTCGTCCTTCAACCAGCCGCTGGCACCGATCCAGGTGGCCTGGCTGGGTTTTCCTGGCAGCACGCTCAATGTCGACCTCGACTACGTTATTGGCGACCACTCGGTGCTGCCCGACGTGGCCAAGCCCTTCTATCACGAGAAATTCCTGCGCATGCCGGAAAGCTACCAGCCGAACGACCCGGCAAACCGTCCCCGGCCAAAGCCGGTGACGCGCGAGGAGCTCGGCCTTCCGGAAGACGCCTTCATTTTCGCCTCGTTCAACGGTAACCGAAAGATCACTTCCGAGGTAGTCGATAGCTGGTGCAGGATCCTCAAGCGCGCACCAAACAGCGTGCTTTGGCTGATGGCAAATACGCCTCGCAACAAGGACAACCTGCTGCAACGCTTCCAGGCCAACGGTGTCTCAGCGAAGCGGATCATCTTCTGCCCGCGTGCGCCCTATGAGCTGCATATTAGCCGCCAGCAGGCAGCCGATCTCGGTATTGATACTTTCCCGGTCAACGGTCACACCACCACCTCGGAACAGCTATGGGGTGGTCTGCCGGTGCTGACGATGAAAGGCACCAATTTCGCCTCGCGCGTCAGCGAAAGCCTGCTGAGGGCCATCGATCTGCCGGAACTCGTCGCCGACGACCTCCAGGCCTATGAGGATCTCGCCGTCGAGCTCGCGCTCAATCCCGGACGCGTCGCCGACTATAAGAGCCACCTGAAGGAAAAGCGCTTTATCGCGCCGCTCTTCGATGCCGAACGTTTCTGCCATCATCTGGAGCACGGCTACGAGCTGATCATCGAGCGGCGGAAAAACGGCCTCACCCCTGATCACATCGACGTTCCGGCCCTGCCGCCGCGCACCGAGCCTTTCGGCTCGAACGATTGA
- the fliP gene encoding flagellar type III secretion system pore protein FliP (The bacterial flagellar biogenesis protein FliP forms a type III secretion system (T3SS)-type pore required for flagellar assembly.), with translation MIRLIVFLAAMMAVPELAVAQQLPTDLLNIPVDGSVAAWIIRTFGLLTVLSVAPGILIMVTSFPRFIIAFSILRSGMGLSSTPSNMILLSLSLFMTFYVMSPTFDKAWQDGVQPLLANQIDEATAVQRIAEPFRTFMSANTRDKDLALFADLARERGQNIQTTEPIDYRILLPAFMISEIRRGFEIGFLIVLPFLVIDLIVATITMAMGMMMLPPTSISLPFKILFFVLIDGWNLLVGSLVRSFS, from the coding sequence ATGATTCGACTCATAGTTTTCCTTGCCGCCATGATGGCGGTGCCGGAACTGGCGGTGGCCCAGCAGCTGCCGACTGACCTATTGAATATCCCGGTCGACGGCTCCGTCGCCGCCTGGATCATCAGGACATTCGGCCTTCTGACCGTGCTTTCGGTCGCGCCGGGCATCCTCATCATGGTGACGAGCTTCCCGCGCTTCATCATCGCCTTTTCGATCCTGCGTTCGGGCATGGGCCTGTCGTCGACCCCCTCGAACATGATCCTTCTCTCGCTTTCGCTGTTCATGACCTTCTACGTCATGTCGCCGACCTTCGATAAGGCCTGGCAGGACGGCGTTCAGCCGCTGCTTGCCAACCAGATCGATGAGGCAACGGCAGTTCAGCGCATCGCCGAGCCGTTCCGCACGTTCATGTCGGCCAATACGCGCGACAAGGATCTGGCCCTCTTCGCCGACCTTGCCCGCGAGCGTGGCCAGAACATCCAGACGACCGAGCCCATCGACTATCGTATCCTGCTCCCCGCCTTCATGATTTCGGAGATTCGGCGCGGTTTCGAAATCGGCTTCCTTATCGTCCTGCCTTTCCTCGTCATCGACCTGATCGTTGCGACGATCACCATGGCAATGGGTATGATGATGCTGCCGCCGACCTCGATCTCGCTGCCGTTCAAGATCCTCTTTTTCGTGCTGATCGATGGCTGGAACCTTCTCGTCGGCAGTCTCGTGCGCTCCTTCAGCTGA
- a CDS encoding flagellar basal body-associated FliL family protein translates to MADNETGEGKKKSGGMVMTIIGLAVLTLVGAGGGWAVGNMVAPNIRSATEAEQAKEAEAKKKAEGGLPKIATEANNIVVLDPVTSNLAYPSENWIRLEVALMFNGPPDVKVAEDIHQDILAYVRTISLQQIEGPRGFQYLKDDIQERVDLRSQGRVSKVMFRTFVIE, encoded by the coding sequence ATGGCAGACAACGAAACAGGCGAAGGCAAAAAGAAGTCGGGCGGCATGGTGATGACGATCATCGGCCTCGCCGTGTTGACGCTGGTCGGCGCCGGCGGCGGCTGGGCGGTCGGCAACATGGTGGCCCCGAATATCCGCAGCGCCACCGAAGCCGAACAGGCGAAGGAGGCCGAGGCCAAGAAGAAGGCCGAAGGCGGCCTGCCGAAGATCGCCACCGAGGCCAACAACATCGTCGTGCTCGACCCGGTTACTTCGAACCTGGCTTATCCCTCGGAAAACTGGATCCGACTCGAGGTGGCGCTGATGTTCAACGGGCCGCCGGATGTCAAGGTCGCCGAGGATATTCACCAGGATATCCTCGCTTATGTCAGGACCATTTCCCTTCAGCAGATCGAAGGGCCACGCGGCTTTCAATATCTCAAGGATGACATCCAGGAACGTGTTGACCTTCGCTCTCAAGGGCGCGTATCGAAGGTCATGTTCAGGACCTTTGTCATCGAATGA
- the flgH gene encoding flagellar basal body L-ring protein FlgH, whose product MNKRLPAVIAAVALLAGCQSTAVNEIGRAPAMSPIGSGLAYGQTPQMGLYPKQPRAVAQGYSLWSDSQAALFKDARALNVGDILTVDIQINDKGSFDNETNRSRKNSSGMNWDVNAQVFGWTPQSKTDLTYGSDTSTDGKGKIERTDKLNLLVAAVVTGILENGNLVISGSQEVRLNQELRILNVAGIVRPQDVNSDNQISYDKIAEARISYGGRGRLMEVQQPPRGQQAVDLFSPL is encoded by the coding sequence ATGAATAAGCGTTTACCGGCTGTGATCGCCGCTGTCGCCCTCCTTGCCGGCTGCCAGTCCACGGCAGTCAACGAGATCGGCCGCGCGCCTGCCATGAGCCCGATCGGCAGCGGTCTCGCCTACGGCCAGACGCCGCAGATGGGGCTCTATCCGAAGCAGCCGCGCGCGGTGGCCCAGGGATATTCGCTGTGGAGCGATTCGCAGGCCGCGCTCTTTAAGGATGCGCGCGCGCTCAACGTCGGCGATATCCTGACGGTCGATATCCAGATCAACGACAAGGGATCCTTCGACAACGAGACCAATCGCAGCCGCAAGAATTCGAGCGGCATGAATTGGGATGTCAACGCCCAGGTCTTCGGTTGGACCCCGCAGTCCAAGACGGATCTGACCTACGGTTCCGACACGAGCACGGACGGCAAGGGCAAGATCGAGCGCACCGACAAGCTCAACCTTCTGGTTGCTGCGGTAGTGACCGGCATTCTCGAAAACGGCAATCTGGTTATCAGCGGTTCGCAGGAAGTTCGCCTGAACCAGGAACTGCGTATCCTCAACGTCGCCGGTATCGTACGTCCGCAGGACGTCAATTCCGACAACCAGATCTCCTACGACAAGATCGCCGAAGCCCGTATTTCCTACGGTGGTCGCGGCCGCCTGATGGAAGTGCAGCAGCCGCCGCGCGGCCAGCAGGCCGTCGATCTCTTCTCGCCGCTTTGA
- a CDS encoding MotE family protein, with translation MSEITNQNPIVELLRRLALPAAGLVLLSIPGAFAQEVAPAGDITSTDEVKQFCTNIADPARDQRYLLQKQELEKLRADIDSRVAEMDKRKAEYQDWLKRRDDFLKQAEAGLTDIYKKMKPDAAALQLQDVRPELAAAVIMRLGPRQSSLILNEMDSTKAATIAGIIASASDPNTSKDPS, from the coding sequence ATGAGCGAGATCACGAACCAGAACCCGATCGTCGAACTGTTGCGCCGGCTGGCATTGCCGGCCGCAGGCCTCGTGCTGCTTTCCATTCCCGGCGCCTTCGCCCAGGAAGTGGCGCCGGCAGGCGACATTACCTCGACGGACGAGGTCAAGCAGTTCTGCACGAATATTGCCGATCCGGCCCGTGATCAGCGCTATCTCCTGCAGAAACAGGAGCTCGAGAAGCTGCGCGCCGATATCGACAGCCGCGTTGCCGAGATGGACAAGCGCAAGGCCGAATACCAGGACTGGCTGAAGCGGCGTGATGATTTCCTCAAGCAGGCCGAGGCAGGCCTGACGGATATCTACAAGAAGATGAAGCCGGATGCTGCAGCCCTGCAACTGCAGGACGTCAGGCCCGAACTGGCCGCCGCCGTCATCATGCGGCTCGGGCCGCGCCAGTCCAGCCTGATCCTGAACGAGATGGATTCCACCAAGGCCGCAACCATCGCCGGCATTATAGCAAGTGCGTCTGATCCCAATACCTCGAAGGATCCTTCATGA